A genomic stretch from uncultured Cohaesibacter sp. includes:
- the xdhC gene encoding xanthine dehydrogenase accessory protein XdhC, translating to MMAKGLASFLFESKSVVKVSLGAIKGSSPREAGASLYVSPEGMHGTIGGGQLEYIAIDEARRMLARGNTDKQMAVPLGPEIGQCCGGAVTLTFLLMDETLKIEEIAEEQRREEARPHVYIFGAGHVGRALARALHLLPVRPIIVDSRAGELALVDVPVEQRLSALPEADIRTAPPESAYLILTHDHALDFLLAREVLGREDAAYVGMIGSKSKRGTFSHWLKRQEPNLAARHLESLVCPIGAHDMVRDKRPEVIAAMVAAELLTVLLSAKRPEVAESELF from the coding sequence ATGATGGCTAAGGGGTTGGCGTCTTTTCTGTTTGAGTCCAAAAGCGTCGTGAAGGTTTCTCTCGGCGCGATCAAGGGCTCTTCGCCGCGTGAGGCTGGAGCATCGCTTTATGTCTCGCCCGAGGGGATGCATGGCACCATCGGTGGCGGCCAACTGGAATATATTGCTATTGATGAAGCCCGCCGAATGTTGGCGCGTGGCAACACCGATAAACAGATGGCCGTGCCGCTTGGCCCTGAAATCGGTCAATGTTGCGGTGGAGCGGTCACGTTGACCTTTTTGTTGATGGATGAAACCCTGAAGATAGAGGAAATCGCAGAAGAGCAACGGCGAGAAGAGGCCCGGCCTCATGTCTATATCTTCGGCGCCGGACATGTAGGGCGTGCCCTTGCAAGGGCGCTGCATTTGCTTCCCGTAAGGCCTATCATCGTGGATAGCCGCGCAGGGGAACTGGCGCTGGTTGATGTGCCGGTGGAGCAGCGCCTGTCTGCTCTGCCCGAAGCTGACATTCGCACAGCACCGCCGGAAAGTGCCTATCTCATCCTGACCCACGATCACGCGCTTGATTTCCTGCTGGCCCGCGAAGTCCTTGGCCGCGAGGATGCAGCCTATGTCGGCATGATCGGCTCTAAAAGCAAACGGGGCACTTTCAGCCATTGGTTAAAACGCCAGGAACCAAACCTTGCGGCCAGACATCTCGAATCTCTCGTCTGCCCAATCGGTGCGCATGACATGGTGCGGGACAAGCGGCCCGAGGTCATCGCCGCGATGGTCGCCGCCGAGTTGCTGACCGTTCTTCTTTCAGCAAAGCGGCCTGAAGTGGCAGAGTCCGAGCTATTTTGA